The proteins below come from a single Desulfitobacterium metallireducens DSM 15288 genomic window:
- a CDS encoding helix-turn-helix domain-containing protein gives MEKNVFYGGGKLRISRLKAGIATQKELAERTQISPSIISDLERGRREMNATWAMRIAEVVGTPWKSLLEEETEGKV, from the coding sequence ATGGAAAAGAACGTATTTTATGGGGGAGGAAAACTGAGGATTTCACGGTTAAAGGCGGGAATCGCGACTCAGAAAGAGCTAGCTGAGCGCACGCAAATTTCACCAAGTATTATTAGTGATTTGGAACGGGGACGACGGGAGATGAATGCCACCTGGGCGATGCGGATCGCTGAGGTGGTGGGAACCCCTTGGAAATCTCTACTGGAGGAGGAAACGGAAGGCAAAGTGTAG